In the Phoenix dactylifera cultivar Barhee BC4 unplaced genomic scaffold, palm_55x_up_171113_PBpolish2nd_filt_p 000139F, whole genome shotgun sequence genome, one interval contains:
- the LOC103717978 gene encoding E3 ubiquitin-protein ligase Os03g0188200-like encodes METNHSRSIDVPTGGPPFDFRPMLPIVVVLLLVAPLCADAQPSVSTSDGTYKTSFNPSLVILIVVFICAFFFMGFFAVYIRRCAGDHSAISALTAAAPGGAVGGGRGAERGLDPAVLETFPTMEYAAVKKVKGGKVGALECAVCLSEFSDDDTLRLLPKCCHVFHRDCIDAWLASHVTCPVCRSNLADPAAPVEAEAEPETDAAGDAGAPVPPDHVAIDVEGEERKAEGTDLGPTARPKPPAGGFRRWNSEGRAAEGEHDRYTLRLPEHVQRELEAAGRLRRAASVAEYPRAGDAGSRRGNRGGVGRLWRSGRAGRSGRWGFFLRTFSGMRRGEGEAAEGSSKRVFPAARDSLDGVGGGGAGGSKSGSTAEGAEPSGTAGPDRV; translated from the coding sequence ATGGAGACCAATCACAGTCGTTCGATCGATGTGCCCACTGGTGGCCCACCATTCGACTTCCGTCCGATGCTTCCAATCGTAGTGGTATTGCTTCTGGTCGCCCCCCTGTGCGCCGACGCCCAACCGTCGGTGTCCACCTCCGACGGTACCTACAAGACCAGCTTCAATCCTTCTTTAGTGATCCTCATCGTCGTCTTCATCTGCGCTTTCTTCTTCATGGGCTTCTTCGCCGTCTACATCCGCCGCTGCGCCGGCGACCACTCCGCCATCTCCGCCCTCACCGCCGCCGCGCCCGGCGGCGCCGTTGGCGGCGGGAGGGGAGCCGAGCGGGGGCTCGACCCCGCGGTGCTGGAGACGTTCCCGACCATGGAGTACGCGGCGGTGAAGAAGGTCAAGGGCGGGAAGGTCGGCGCGCTGGAGTGCGCGGTGTGCCTGTCCGAGTTCTCGGACGACGATACCCTCCGACTGCTTCCCAAATGCTGCCACGTGTTCCACCGCGACTGCATCGACGCCTGGCTAGCCTCCCACGTCACCTGCCCCGTCTGCCGCTCCAACCTCGCCGACCCCGCCGCGCCGGTCGAGGCAGAGGCGGAGCCCGAGACCGACGCCGCCGGCGACGCTGGCGCCCCGGTTCCGCCGGATCACGTGGCGATCGACGTCGAGGGGGAGGAACGGAAGGCGGAGGGGACGGATCTGGGTCCCACCGCGAGGCCGAAGCCGCCAGCGGGAGGGTTCCGGCGGTGGAACTCGGAGGGGCGGGCGGCGGAGGGGGAGCACGACCGGTACACGCTCCGGCTACCGGAGCACGTGCAGCGGGAGCTGGAGGCCGCCGGGAGGCTCCGGCGGGCAGCTAGCGTCGCAGAGTACCCGCGCGCCGGCGATGCGGGATCGAGGAGGGGGAATCGCGGCGGCGTGGGGCGGTTGTGGCGGAGCGGGCGGGCGGGGAGGTCGGGCCGATGGGGATTCTTCTTGAGGACGTTCTCCGggatgaggaggggggagggggaggcagCGGAGGGGTCGAGCAAGCGGGTGTTCCCCGCCGCCCGAGATTCGCTCGACGGCGTTGGCGGAGGCGGAGCCGGAGGTTCGAAGTCCGGATCCACGGCGGAAGGGGCCGAACCGTCGGGTACGGCGGGACCGGACCGGGTTTAA